The window CAGGTTAAGCTAGGATATTTATACCATAATGTGATTTTTGAAATTAAAAATCCATATAAATTGTTTCTTATTTAGGAAACTTTTATCTTTGTAAATAAAAGAATGAATGGCAAATAAATTTAGAGTTGACTTTCTCGGCGAAGCCATTGATTTTATGGAATCACTTGATGAAAGTATCAGAGTTAAAATTTATTACAACATTCGGAAAGCGCAGATGATCAATGATCCTGAATTGTTTAAAAAATTGAACGAGTTTATTTGGGAATTCAGGACTTTGTATAATAAGAAGTATTATAGGCTTTTAGCATTTTGGGATAAAACTGATAATTTAGATACATTAGTAATTTCAACACATGGATTTATCAAAAAAACACAAAAGACTCCCAAAGATGAAATAAAAAGGGCAGAAGCAATACGCAAAGAATATTTTGAAATGAAAAAACAAAAAGATGAAAAGCGATAGGTTAAAATCAAAAAGCCTTGAGGAAATGATCGATATGCATATAGGCGTGAGAGGGACTGAAAAGAGGGAAGCTTTCGAAGAAGAATTACGCCTTGACATTTTAGGGCATAAGATTAAAAAAATCAGGGAAGAAAAGCATTTAACCCAAGCCCAACTGGGGGATTTAGTTGGAGTGAAAAAAGCACAAATTTCT of the Bacteroidota bacterium genome contains:
- a CDS encoding type II toxin-antitoxin system RelE/ParE family toxin, coding for MANKFRVDFLGEAIDFMESLDESIRVKIYYNIRKAQMINDPELFKKLNEFIWEFRTLYNKKYYRLLAFWDKTDNLDTLVISTHGFIKKTQKTPKDEIKRAEAIRKEYFEMKKQKDEKR
- a CDS encoding helix-turn-helix transcriptional regulator yields the protein MKSDRLKSKSLEEMIDMHIGVRGTEKREAFEEELRLDILGHKIKKIREEKHLTQAQLGDLVGVKKAQISKIENNLTDARFETILKVFRALNAKISFTVEL